From Triticum aestivum cultivar Chinese Spring chromosome 4A, IWGSC CS RefSeq v2.1, whole genome shotgun sequence, a single genomic window includes:
- the LOC123086444 gene encoding coiled-coil domain-containing protein SCD2 has product MDAGRASGVGPARRPRPAAAASDPRRAAAAREAMLRMEEVMMAHAGAAGEFSMIIEAPLPNLQRYRRNATPPAAPSSDSPSRRRGGPHDPGARDDVPTRLRREGSVTEDVGNARGVRGGEDMGYADDARSRRGTGDARGARPASTRGREEESEAPVRMRDPRRESGRLSAPPGRVVEAQPDVASAVEEETPLQQLSRGARSSSADRRVEAAPEAEAMAARPSSRGSRREGSRDAVVNPIVTEPAVEALAARPPSRRSRRDGSGDDAVNPIVAEPAVEVLAVRPPSRRSRREGSGEAVVNAIVAEPELEADVESVGWGSSRGSEDGGEEPVALPKPLESILTGGRSRSNSPAISRNGVDSGVANRAQSTGRSSFVPPVGANVRPLQAVEVPNGTPRERRTIYPDPTFAQSGRSRDSHDSSTLTEEVEMLKDENVNLLEKLGLAEEKFRQSEARTRELEKQVANLGDGLSMEVKLMKRREEMLVRKEQEIRKALISKNDKSEEITTLQQQLQSASEKAAVAERKLNEAESETKALRTMTQRMILSKEEMEEVVMKRCWLARYWGLAVQYGIYPDISMSKYEYWSSFAPLPLEYVTSAGLRAKDGGSNDLEETDMLVHDLTVTAGEGNIETMLAVDKGLKELAFLKVEDAVLIALAQHHRPNVAELSDPDIKSSGDEKFTEAFDLSKEEEEDVLFKQAWLMYFWRRAKTHNVEEDIAEERLQMWVDRHGQQPTSHDAVDVEQGIHELRKLGIEQLLWEFSRQEVNVAEGELSDPEDDLT; this is encoded by the exons ATGGACGCAGGCCGGGCCAGCGGCGTCGGCCCCGCCCGGAGGCCACGACCCGCCGCCGCGGCGTCGGATCCCCGGCGCGCGGCTGCGGCGCGGGAGGCCATGTTGCGCATGGAGGAGGTCATGATGGCCCACGCGGGCGCGGCGGGCGAGTTCAGCATGATCATCGAAGCTCCGCTCCCCAACCTCCAGCGCTACCGCCGCAACGCGACGCCTCCTGCGGCCCCGTCGTCTGACTCTCCCTCGCGGAGGCGCGGCGGACCTCATGACCCCGGCGCGAGGGACGACGTCCCCACGCGATTGCGGCGCGAGGGAAGCGTGACCGAGGACGTCGGCAACGCTCGGGGGGTACGCGGCGGGGAGGACATGGGCTACGCGGACGACGCGCGCTCGCGTCGCGGCACCGGGGACGCTCGAGGGGCGCGACCTGCAAGCACTCGCGGCCGGGAGGAAGAGTCGGAGGCGCCGGTGCGGATGAGAGACCCGCGGAGGGAGAGCGGCCGTCTCAGCGCGCCTCCTGGGAGGGTCGTCGAGGCGCAGCCAGACGTCGCGTCGGCCGTGGAGGAGGAGACACCACTGCAGCAGCTGTCACGCGGAGCGCGGAGTTCGAGCGCGGATAGGcgcgtggaagcggcaccggaGGCGGAGGCGATGGCCGCGAGACCATCAAGCCGAGGATCGAGGCGGGAGGGCAGTCGGGATGCCGTGGTGAATCCTATTGTTACTGAGCCGGCGGTGGAGGCGTTGGCTGCCAGACCACCAAGCCGACGATCGAGGCGGGATGGCAGCGGGGACGACGCTGTGAATCCTATTGTTGCTGAGCCGGCCGTGGAGGTGTTGGCTGTCAGACCACCGAGCCGGCGATCGAGGCGGGAGGGCAGTGGGGAGGCCGTTGTGAATGCTATTGTTGCCGAGCCCGAGCTGGAGGCCGATGTGGAGAGTGTCGGGTGGGGTAGCAGCCGAGGGAGTGAGGATGGAGGCGAGGAGCCGGTGGCGTTGCCAAAGCCGCTGGAGTCAATACTCACCGGAGGCCGTAGCAGGAGCAACTCACCGGCCATAA GTCGGAACGGTGTGGACTCTGGTGTAGCAAATCGCGCACAATCAACAGGAAGGTCAAGTTTTGTACCACCTGTTGGGGCTAATGTGAGGCCTCTACAAGCTGTGGAGGTGCCCAATGGGACACCTAGAGAAAGAAG GACAATCTATCCAGATCCTACTTTCGCGCAGTCCGGTCGATCAAGAGATTCACATGACAGTTCAACACTAACAGAAGAG GTTGAGATGCTCAAAGATGAGAATGTGAATCTTTTGGAAAAG CTTGGACTAGCAGAAGAGAAATTTAGACAATCTGAAGCTCGGACAAGGGAGCTTGAGAAACAG GTTGCTAATCTTGGTGATGGATTATCTATGGAAGTTAAACTTATGAAAAG GAGGGAGGAGATGCTAGTGAGGAAGGAG CAAGAAATAAGGAAAGCGCTTATATCCAAAAATGATAAAAGCGAGGAAATCACCACTCTTCAACAACAGCTCCAG TCTGCAAGTGAAAAGGCTGCAGTTGCTGAGCGGAAACTCAATGAGGCTGAATCTGAAACAAAAGCCTTACGCACAATGACACAGAGGATGATCTTAAGCAAAGAAGAAATG GAAGAAGTTGTTATGAAGAGATGTTGGCTTGCCCGTTACTGGGGCTTGGCTGTCCAATATG GCATCTATCCAGACATCTCTATGTCAAAATATGAATACTGGTCTTCGTTTGCTCCTCTTCCCCTCGAGTATGTGACATCAGCTGGACTGAGAGCTAAGGATGGAGGTAGTAATGATTTGGAAGAAACAGACATGCTTGTTCATGATTTGACTGTCACAGCAGGAGAAGGCAACATAGAAACAATGCTTGCTGTTGATAAGGGACTTAAAGAACTTGCCTTCTTAAAG GTTGAGGATGCTGTTCTTATTGCTCTTGCCCAACATCATCGTCCAAATGTTGCAGAGCTATCAGATCCAG ATATTAAATCATCCGGTGATGAAAAATTCACTGAGGCATTTG ACCtaagcaaggaggaagaggaagacgtgTTGTTCAAGCAG GCTTGGCTCATGTATTTCTGGAGAAGGGCTAAAACCCATAATGTGGAAGAGGATATCGCAGAGGAGCGACTGCAGATGTGGGTTGATCGACATGGGCAGCAACCAACTTCACATGATGCTGTAGATG TTGAGCAAGGGATACATGAATTGAGGAAGCTGGGAATCGAACAACTGCTGTGGGAATTCTCCCGCCAGGAGGTGAATGTTGCCGAAGGTGAATTGTCCGATCCTGAAGATGATCTGACCTAG
- the LOC123086445 gene encoding uncharacterized protein, whose protein sequence is MDWRRAGSPTYGRRRSPAEMYSAPASPAHPLGPATSSPVHPLAARSKARAAAALAHVMSRPGARVAAADSDSDENGYGDDDGSTNGRYGGGRSPLHGYVAKSAGGVKDKFFGMALPKRNQGGDIEAQAFSG, encoded by the exons ATGGACTGGCGGCGGGCAGGGAGCCCAACATACGGCCGGCGACGCTCGCCAGCGGAGATGTATTCCGCCCCGGCGTCCCCGGCACACCCCCTGGGTCCAGCCACGTCGTCACCGGTACACCCTCTGGCGGCGCGGTCCAAGGCGCGCGCCGCGGCGGCGCTGGCGCATGTCATGTCGCGCCCAGGCGCGCGAGTCGCCGCCGCAGACTCCGACTCCGACGAGAACGGGTACGGAGACGACGACGGCAGCACCAACGGGCGttacggcggcggccggagccccTTGCACGGGTACGTTGCAAAGAGCGCCGGCGGcgtcaaggacaagttcttcgggATGGCGTTGCCCAAG AGAAATCAGGGAGGCGATATAGAGGCGCAAGCTTTCTCTGGTTGA